In a single window of the Streptomyces sp. NBC_00353 genome:
- a CDS encoding SanA/YdcF family protein, with translation MRGKRPQWLGWLGRLRPRRPRTRRGQRWVVQGVMAACVLGLAPATWMYSVADARVRTTADAPAQQVAVVFGAGLWDGKPSPYLANRLNTAAELYRDGKVKVVLVTGDNSREEYDEPDAMRAYLVAHGVPDKRIVSDFAGFDTWDSCVRAKKIFGVDRAVLVSQGFHIRRAIALCRAAGIDAYGVGVDAKHDATWYYGGTREVFAAGKAALDAMFKPDPHFLGPEEPGVGEALATGGR, from the coding sequence ATGCGAGGGAAGCGGCCGCAATGGCTGGGGTGGCTCGGGCGGCTGCGGCCGCGCCGGCCGCGCACGCGGCGTGGACAGCGGTGGGTCGTGCAGGGGGTGATGGCAGCCTGTGTGCTGGGCCTGGCTCCCGCGACCTGGATGTACTCCGTCGCCGACGCCCGTGTCCGGACGACCGCGGACGCGCCCGCGCAGCAGGTCGCCGTGGTGTTCGGGGCCGGGCTGTGGGACGGGAAGCCGTCGCCGTACCTCGCGAACCGGCTGAACACGGCCGCCGAGCTGTACCGGGACGGCAAGGTGAAGGTCGTGCTGGTGACCGGGGACAACAGCCGGGAGGAGTACGACGAGCCGGATGCCATGCGGGCGTATCTCGTGGCGCACGGGGTCCCGGACAAGCGGATCGTCAGCGACTTCGCCGGGTTCGACACGTGGGACTCCTGCGTGCGGGCCAAGAAGATCTTCGGGGTCGACCGGGCCGTGCTGGTGAGCCAGGGGTTCCACATCCGGCGGGCAATCGCGCTGTGCCGGGCCGCGGGTATCGACGCGTACGGGGTCGGGGTCGACGCCAAGCACGATGCGACCTGGTACTACGGCGGGACGCGAGAGGTGTTCGCGGCGGGGAAGGCGGCCCTGGACGCGATGTTCAAGCCGGATCCGCACTTCCTGGGGCCCGAGGAGCCCGGGGTCGGGGAGGCCCTGGCGACCGGCGGGCGGTGA
- a CDS encoding molybdopterin oxidoreductase family protein has product MARTETAPTATHCPYCSLQCGMNLRPVTGGPVVEVVERTDFPVNRGALCGKGRTAPAVLSSRVRLTGPLVRDAVSGELEPAGWDEALAAIADGLRRTRAAHGPDAVGVFGGGGLTNEKAYALGKFARVVLSTSQIDYNGRFCMSSAAAAHQRAFGLDRGLPFPLEDIARTGCVILVGSNLAETMPPALRFLTELRENGGRLIVIDPRRTRTAEQADLHLAPRPGTDLALALGMLHLVVAAGRVDEEFVRDRTTGWDEARAGVMAHWPELVERLTGVPVPQLREAVEMFCDAQNAMVLTARGPEQQSKGTDTVGAWINLCLATGRAGRPLSGYGCLTGQGNGQGGREHGQKADQLPGYRKLTDPAARSHVAQVWGVDPDSLPGPGRSAYELLDALGTDVRSLLVMGSNPVVSAPHAAHVEERLRSLDFLAVADVVLSETAALADVVLPVTQWAEETGTTTSLEGRVLLRQRAVTAPDGVRSDLEVLHGLAALLGHGKGFPTDPEEVFDELRRASAGGPADYAGITYGRIAAENGVFWPCPDEQHAGTPRLFLDRFATDDGRARFVPVTHRPAAEETDREYPVVLTTGRVVAQYQSGAQTRRVDELNAAAPGPFVELHPRLAERIGVAEGDPVAVTSRRGRAVAPARITGAIRQDTVFMPFHWAGEGRANTLTNPALDPVSRMPEFKVCAVRVEAAAG; this is encoded by the coding sequence ATGGCCCGCACCGAGACTGCCCCCACCGCGACCCACTGCCCGTACTGCTCACTGCAGTGCGGGATGAATCTGCGACCGGTCACCGGCGGCCCGGTGGTCGAGGTCGTGGAGCGTACCGATTTCCCCGTCAACCGCGGCGCCCTGTGCGGCAAGGGCCGGACCGCACCGGCCGTGCTCTCCTCACGGGTGAGGCTGACCGGACCGCTCGTGCGTGACGCGGTCAGTGGCGAGCTGGAGCCGGCCGGCTGGGACGAGGCGCTGGCCGCGATCGCCGACGGGCTCCGGCGCACCCGGGCCGCGCACGGGCCCGATGCCGTGGGGGTGTTCGGCGGCGGCGGGCTCACCAACGAGAAGGCGTACGCGCTCGGGAAGTTCGCCCGGGTCGTCCTGTCGACCTCGCAGATCGACTACAACGGGCGGTTCTGCATGTCGTCGGCGGCCGCCGCGCACCAGCGGGCCTTCGGCCTCGACCGCGGGCTGCCGTTCCCCTTGGAGGACATCGCGCGCACCGGGTGCGTGATCCTCGTCGGGTCGAACCTCGCCGAGACCATGCCGCCCGCGCTGCGCTTTCTGACCGAACTGCGTGAGAACGGTGGCCGGTTGATCGTCATCGATCCGCGCCGGACCCGCACCGCCGAGCAGGCCGATCTGCATCTGGCGCCCCGGCCCGGCACGGATCTCGCGCTCGCGCTCGGAATGCTGCATCTGGTGGTGGCGGCCGGCCGGGTGGACGAGGAGTTCGTGCGCGACCGTACGACCGGCTGGGACGAGGCCAGGGCCGGAGTCATGGCGCACTGGCCGGAGCTGGTGGAGCGGCTGACCGGGGTGCCGGTGCCGCAGCTGCGGGAGGCAGTCGAGATGTTCTGCGATGCGCAGAACGCCATGGTGCTGACCGCGCGCGGACCCGAGCAGCAGTCCAAGGGCACGGACACGGTCGGCGCCTGGATCAACCTCTGTCTGGCCACCGGCCGGGCGGGCAGACCGCTGTCCGGCTACGGCTGTCTGACCGGGCAGGGCAACGGCCAGGGCGGGCGCGAACACGGGCAGAAGGCAGACCAGTTGCCCGGCTACCGCAAGCTCACCGACCCGGCGGCGCGCAGCCATGTGGCGCAGGTGTGGGGGGTTGACCCGGACTCGCTGCCGGGGCCGGGGCGCAGTGCGTACGAGCTCCTCGACGCGCTGGGGACGGACGTGCGGTCGCTGTTGGTGATGGGGTCCAACCCGGTGGTGTCCGCGCCGCACGCCGCGCATGTGGAGGAGCGGCTGCGGTCGCTGGACTTCCTCGCGGTCGCGGATGTGGTGCTGTCGGAGACGGCGGCGCTGGCCGATGTGGTGCTGCCGGTGACGCAGTGGGCGGAGGAGACCGGGACGACGACCAGTCTGGAGGGCAGGGTGCTGCTGCGGCAGCGGGCGGTCACCGCGCCGGACGGCGTCCGCAGCGATCTGGAGGTGCTGCACGGGCTGGCCGCGCTCCTCGGGCACGGCAAGGGGTTCCCCACCGACCCCGAGGAGGTCTTCGACGAGCTCCGGCGCGCCTCCGCGGGCGGTCCCGCCGACTATGCGGGGATCACGTACGGGCGGATCGCGGCGGAGAACGGGGTGTTCTGGCCGTGCCCGGACGAGCAGCATGCCGGTACGCCGCGGCTGTTCCTGGACCGGTTCGCCACCGACGACGGGCGGGCGCGGTTCGTACCCGTGACGCACCGTCCGGCCGCCGAGGAGACCGACCGGGAGTATCCGGTGGTACTGACGACGGGTCGGGTGGTCGCCCAGTACCAGTCGGGTGCGCAGACCCGCCGGGTCGACGAGCTGAACGCCGCAGCCCCCGGCCCGTTCGTGGAACTGCATCCTCGGCTCGCCGAGCGGATCGGGGTGGCGGAGGGCGATCCGGTGGCGGTCACGTCGCGGCGCGGGCGGGCGGTGGCGCCCGCCCGGATCACCGGGGCGATCCGGCAGGACACCGTCTTCATGCCGTTCCACTGGGCGGGTGAGGGCCGGGCCAACACGCTGACGAACCCGGCCCTGGACCCGGTGTCGCGGATGCCGGAGTTCAAGGTGTGCGCGGTGCGGGTGGAGGCGGCCGCCGGGTGA
- the cutA gene encoding divalent-cation tolerance protein CutA, protein MTTPAWLTVLTTTDSEEKAHALAQGAVEARLAACAQISAPVTSVYRWRNAIETTEEWQVLFKTVAGRYDELEEHLRAAHDYETPEIIATPVVRGSDRYLAWVTAETAPVTAL, encoded by the coding sequence GTGACAACGCCGGCATGGCTGACCGTTCTGACCACCACGGACAGCGAGGAGAAGGCCCACGCCCTCGCCCAGGGCGCGGTGGAGGCGCGACTTGCGGCATGCGCGCAGATCTCCGCGCCCGTCACCTCCGTCTACCGGTGGCGGAACGCCATCGAGACCACGGAGGAGTGGCAGGTGCTGTTCAAGACGGTGGCCGGACGCTACGACGAACTGGAGGAACACCTCCGGGCGGCGCACGACTACGAGACCCCGGAGATCATCGCGACGCCGGTGGTACGGGGAAGCGACCGCTACCTCGCCTGGGTGACTGCGGAGACGGCTCCGGTCACGGCCCTCTGA
- a CDS encoding gamma-glutamylcyclotransferase family protein, with protein MPRTDPELPFFVYGTLLPGEPNHDLFLRDRAIAEQPALLPGALLYEGPGYPYAIEGHGTVRGTLVTAAPARYAELLVVLDRLEEYVGPGHPRNLYERVAREVRLPGAVPPATGTARAWVYLAAAPVTRTLRTGGIPIPGGDWLTRRPPPPAPRTP; from the coding sequence ATGCCGCGGACCGACCCCGAACTGCCCTTCTTCGTCTACGGCACGCTGCTGCCCGGCGAACCCAACCACGACCTGTTCCTCCGGGACCGGGCGATCGCGGAACAGCCGGCCCTGCTGCCGGGAGCCCTGCTGTACGAGGGCCCCGGCTACCCGTACGCGATCGAGGGCCACGGCACCGTGCGCGGCACGCTCGTCACGGCCGCGCCCGCCAGGTACGCGGAGCTGCTCGTCGTCCTCGACCGGCTGGAGGAGTACGTCGGACCGGGGCACCCGCGCAATCTCTACGAGCGGGTCGCCCGCGAAGTCCGCCTTCCGGGCGCGGTCCCGCCCGCCACCGGAACCGCCCGCGCCTGGGTCTACCTCGCCGCCGCCCCCGTCACCCGCACCCTCCGTACCGGCGGCATCCCCATCCCGGGAGGCGATTGGCTCACCCGGCGGCCGCCTCCACCCGCACCGCGCACACCTTGA
- a CDS encoding M4 family metallopeptidase — protein MRSIRHASRLTLLGTAAVGAALLTSTLTATTGAAAAGHPAPSPATAVRHAEAALTGHATALGLTGAQDTAVRDVVVDKDGSQHVRYDRTYRHLPVLGGDFIVHLAPDGAYRSADRAVRGDLAVPTVTPSLSASGAADLGAAALRSAHRGVKLSKVAAQPQLVVDALHGAPRLAWRTEAAGKDSLGNPVARVVLTDARTGRQIDAWDSLETASGDGRSLYSGTVPLQTTQSGSTYQLKDATRGNTYSGDAQNKTDGCILTICWSRAPAVLFTDADNHWGNGTTSDRASAAVDAQYGTDTTWDYYKNVHGRNGIAGDGKGSYNRVHYGNGYNNAFWDDSCFCMTYGDGDGSTFGPLVALDVAGHEMSHGVTSKTAALTYSGESGGLNEATSDIFGTLVEFHANNPQDPGDYLIGEKIVKSGFGKAALRFMDQPSKDGNSADCWSSSVGNLDVHYSSGVANHFAYLLAEGSGPKVIGGVQHNGTTCNGATLSGIGKDKLGRIWYRALTVYMTSSTKYAGARTATLDAAKDLYGAGSAEQNAVAAAWSAVSVG, from the coding sequence ATGAGATCGATTCGGCATGCATCGCGCCTCACCCTGCTCGGCACAGCCGCCGTCGGCGCCGCCCTGCTGACCTCCACCCTCACCGCGACCACGGGCGCCGCCGCGGCCGGCCACCCGGCCCCGAGCCCCGCCACCGCCGTCCGTCACGCCGAGGCCGCGCTCACCGGGCACGCCACCGCACTGGGCCTCACCGGCGCCCAGGACACCGCGGTGCGCGATGTGGTCGTCGACAAGGACGGCAGCCAGCATGTGCGCTACGACCGCACCTACCGCCATCTTCCGGTCCTCGGCGGCGACTTCATCGTCCACCTCGCACCCGACGGCGCGTACAGGAGTGCCGACCGGGCCGTCCGCGGTGATCTCGCCGTGCCGACCGTGACCCCGTCGCTCTCCGCGTCGGGCGCCGCCGACCTGGGCGCGGCCGCACTGCGCTCGGCCCACCGCGGCGTGAAGCTCAGCAAGGTCGCCGCACAGCCGCAGCTCGTCGTGGACGCCCTGCACGGCGCACCCAGGCTGGCCTGGCGCACCGAGGCGGCAGGCAAGGACTCACTGGGCAACCCGGTCGCCCGCGTCGTGCTCACCGACGCGCGCACGGGCCGGCAGATCGATGCCTGGGACAGCCTGGAGACGGCGTCCGGCGACGGCCGGTCGCTGTACAGCGGTACGGTCCCGCTGCAGACGACCCAGTCGGGATCGACGTACCAGCTCAAGGATGCGACGCGCGGCAACACCTACTCCGGTGACGCGCAGAACAAGACCGACGGCTGCATCCTCACCATCTGCTGGAGCCGGGCGCCCGCGGTGCTGTTCACCGACGCCGACAACCACTGGGGCAACGGCACCACCTCCGACCGCGCATCGGCGGCGGTCGACGCCCAGTACGGCACGGACACCACCTGGGACTACTACAAGAACGTGCACGGCCGGAACGGCATCGCCGGGGACGGCAAGGGCTCGTACAACCGGGTGCACTACGGCAATGGCTACAACAACGCCTTCTGGGACGACAGCTGCTTCTGCATGACGTACGGGGACGGCGACGGCTCGACCTTCGGACCGCTGGTCGCGCTGGATGTGGCCGGGCACGAGATGTCGCACGGCGTGACGTCCAAGACGGCGGCCCTCACCTACTCCGGTGAGTCGGGCGGTCTCAACGAGGCCACCTCCGACATCTTCGGCACGCTGGTGGAGTTCCACGCGAACAACCCGCAGGACCCGGGCGACTACCTCATCGGCGAGAAGATCGTGAAGTCCGGCTTCGGGAAGGCCGCGTTGCGGTTCATGGACCAGCCCTCCAAGGACGGCAACTCGGCGGACTGCTGGAGCTCCTCGGTCGGCAATCTGGATGTGCACTACTCGTCCGGTGTCGCCAACCACTTCGCGTATCTGCTGGCCGAGGGCAGCGGCCCGAAGGTCATCGGCGGCGTCCAGCACAACGGCACCACGTGCAACGGGGCGACACTGAGCGGCATCGGCAAGGACAAGCTCGGCAGGATCTGGTACCGAGCGCTGACCGTCTACATGACGTCCTCCACCAAGTACGCGG